The stretch of DNA TCTCTCCTCTTTGACTGATGATCGACTCCACACGCACTCATGGCCCGGGGAAAGGCGCCCCAGACGTCCTctcagtaaaaatgtcctggaGGTCAGTTTGCTGCAGTTGCAGGTCCATAGTATCAATTGGGAAAAAGTTCAACCATCAGTGGTGATATTGTCATAGCGATTAGACTGTTTCTTATTTGTctaaatttctttatttttttgtttttaaattctcaCTTCAATTTTAATTCTTGGAGAACATAGCTTCGACAACATATATCGCACTCATTATAAGAAGCAAAAGGTTATATCAAAAATTATTAGTATAGAATCACAGAAACCCTGGTTTAGAaccagaaaaaatacaaaacagagagGTACATAGACACAGGACAATTCTTATAATTGCTTGGAAACATTATTTTCCCGCTAAGtcttgattcttttttttcttactgcgcatatgatgtttttcattttatttgtatttttttttacaaaaaaggaaaataaagactagtattttacaaaatgaagaGTATTGTTCTTGAAGATGAGGGTGGATTTACATAGGTGTAAAGTCCAGTTCCAATATTTTTCTGTACATAATGTATTCCATCTCAGTCCcagaagacaaaaaagagagagagagaaaaaaatgtcatgtcttCCAAGTTTCTCAGAAAAGGTCCTATATATAGTCTTCTTGAAGgaggatggggtgggggtgctGAATTTTggtcctttttttcctctcttttttccactctCATATAAGGATCATTGGATGGACATGTAAGGCCAGTTGAAGCTGCTCCCGGATAATAGCATATCCCTGATGAGGGTTTCAATAGGAGTTTTACCTACCAAGCGGACGAAGAACAGCTGCTCGATTACCGACGACGAGACGGTGCGCAGGGAGGGCAGCCGCAGCAGGAGCTTCCCAAAACGGCTGGGCTGGTTGGGGTACTGGCTCCTCACGTACTCCTCCAGGGCGCACTGAGACTTCTCCTGTAGGCTCTCGATGTGAGCAGCGTCCGACAGGCCGCAAGcgtctgagaaacacacaccaaaaacactTTGGTCAGGTTCGGCAATTCTCTAAACCCTAAGGTATGCTATGGCGAGGTCCCTGGGCTTTGATAACACATGCTGTCAAAACCTTCCAAACCGACTTACACTGGCCAAATTTCTAGGAACAAGTGTAGCAATAACTGTTGACAGAAAAGATATTATTACTGAGTCAATGTGATTATTAGAGGTACAGGTCACAGCTCAGACGCACACAAGTCAAAGCATCACTGATATTGAATGCTCCCATAATTTTTAATATGGCTTCCAAACAGAATTCTGGCAGTTTAGCTTGGTATTTACTGTCCATTATATTGATAAAAACTACAAGCTCAATTATGGACTAACTGGCGCTCAGGTGTAGTGTGTGCCACACCTTGCCATACCCAATTGACGCCCTGCAAAGGCACCCTGGTTATCATTCAACATCAGCCTTTACGTGTTATTGACAAAGAGGAATGAACAAACACGCTGCCCAAACATGCTACATCACACTGAGCAAGAGGGACTGTCATGCAGAATAAACAAGGGGCGCGCTGCTGAAATAGGGGATGCACCACTCAGTGGAGGATATCTGCCTGTTCATACACCAGTCAACATGAATATAGAGCTAAGGATCATGAAAATGGTGCTGTAGGCATAAGGAATAAGAATAGATGGAGCACTGGAGCAAGGGCGAAAGGTAGGCTATAGGCCTGAAGGCCACTACTCTTGATGTCTGGGCTCAGGGGATTCAAGTATAAGGAAACATAAACGACACTGATGAGTCTGAAATTACACTGGATGTAATGTGACCTAATTACTCTGCAGTAAGCTGTTAAGTCATTTCGCCGCTCTTCTCTCCATAGACCACTCTTGGCCTGTTTTCCGATGGAGCCTATAGGAGAGGCCGCTGGAAGCAATCAAATTTATTAGCAGAGGTGAAGTCAATAGTCACGCAGAAAGGACGTAAAATGTTAGGAAAAGGAGCTTGTAGGCTACAACAACACAGgcgaaatgtgaaaatgtgtgttttcgtGCTCAGTCCTGGGTTACGCTGCCTGCAGCCCATGTTCCACTATAGAAAAATATAGGCTACATAGCTGGTGTCTTACgatatatttttgcatattaTCAAGAACTGTTTACCTTAACGAGCCAAGCATGTTTGACCTCATGCGatatc from Myripristis murdjan chromosome 9, fMyrMur1.1, whole genome shotgun sequence encodes:
- the LOC115364709 gene encoding nuclear receptor subfamily 2 group F member 1-A-like gives rise to the protein MGCRQHACGLSDAAHIESLQEKSQCALEEYVRSQYPNQPSRFGKLLLRLPSLRTVSSSVIEQLFFVRLVGKTPIETLIRDMLLSGSSFNWPYMSIQ